A genomic region of Venturia canescens isolate UGA chromosome 7, ASM1945775v1, whole genome shotgun sequence contains the following coding sequences:
- the Daao2 gene encoding D-aspartate oxidase isoform X1 — protein sequence MNIAVIGAGVIGVSSAVAVQKAFPKSRVSIFADVFTPDTTGDGSAGLWGPFIIGDTPVTEFTRYGGATHRWLEHFWKRGLAQEIGLSLIPVIRVRRGEGFAMPEWKSEVYGAAELSQEELKKLSDEHKTNYRGGMRFVTYTVEPARLLPWLMKKFAAAGGIIQKMKINSFDELAKKGYDTVINCSGIGARELASDTSLLPVRGDDSSERIDVFQVEAPWALGVFIEEDSPGNYIIPNIETVIIGGTATPNDYDTNIRATETNFILKGCSRISPALEDSKVVKHWCGLRPKRTKIRVEKETRSTEDGKIFEVIHNYGHGGAGVTVFWGCALRVVEILRESTLDPKSQSSKL from the exons ATGAACATCGCGGTCATCGGCGCCGGAGTTATCGGCGTCTCTTCGGCCGTCGCCGTACAAAAAGCTTTTCCCAAATCTCGTGTTTCGATTTTCGCTGACGTTTTCACACCCGACACGACTGGCGACGGCAGCGCTGGACTCTGGGGCCCTTTCATCATTGGCGATACTCCTGTTACCGAATTCAC CCGGTACGGCGGAGCCACTCATCGCTGGTTGGAACATTTTTGGAAACGTGGTCTCGCCCAGGAAATTGGCCTTTCCCTGATACCCGTGATCCGAGTCAGGCGAGGGGAAGGCTTCGCAATGCCAGAGTGGAAATCAGAAGTTTACGGAGCTGCCGAATTGAGCCAGGAAGaactaaaaaaattgagcgacGAACACAAAACAAATTACAG AGGCGGAATGCGCTTCGTGACTTACACCGTCGAGCCAGCACGACTTTTACCCTGgctcatgaaaaaattcgccGCAGCTGGTGgaataatacaaaaaatgaagatcAATAGTTTTGACGAGTTGGCGAAGAAGGGATACGACACGGTGATAAATTGCAGCGGCATCGGTGCACGAGAACTCGCGAGTGATACCTCGCTCCTTCCTGTCAGAG GCGATGATTCATCGGAGCGAATCGACGTTTTTCAGGTCGAGGCACCGTGGGCTTTGGGTGTTTTCATTGAGGAAGACAGTCCTGGAAATTATATTATTCCCaa TATCGAAACCGTTATAATCGGAGGAACAGCGACTCCGAATGATTACGATACGAATATTCGAGCGACCGAAACGAACTTCATTCTGAAGGGGTGTTCGAGAATCAGTCCAGCTCTTGAA gaCTCCAAAGTCGTGAAACACTGGTGCGGACTCCGACCGAAGAGGACGAAAATTCGCGTGGAAAAAGAAACTCGCTCAACCGAGGatggaaaaatctttgag gTGATACACAATTATGGACACGGCGGAGCAGGGGTCACTGTGTTTTGGGGTTGCGCACTCCGCGTCGTAGAAATATTGAGAGAAAGCACTCTCGACCCAAAGTCTCAATCTTCGAAGCTCTGa
- the Daao2 gene encoding D-aspartate oxidase isoform X2, with protein sequence MNIAVIGAGVIGVSSAVAVQKAFPKSRVSIFADVFTPDTTGDGSAGLWGPFIIGDTPVTEFTRYGGATHRWLEHFWKRGLAQEIGLSLIPVIRVRRGEGFAMPEWKSEVYGAAELSQEELKKLSDEHKTNYRGGMRFVTYTVEPARLLPWLMKKFAAAGGIIQKMKINSFDELAKKGYDTVINCSGIGARELASDTSLLPVRGQVTRVEAPWALGVFIEEDSPGNYIIPNIETVIIGGTATPNDYDTNIRATETNFILKGCSRISPALEDSKVVKHWCGLRPKRTKIRVEKETRSTEDGKIFEVIHNYGHGGAGVTVFWGCALRVVEILRESTLDPKSQSSKL encoded by the exons ATGAACATCGCGGTCATCGGCGCCGGAGTTATCGGCGTCTCTTCGGCCGTCGCCGTACAAAAAGCTTTTCCCAAATCTCGTGTTTCGATTTTCGCTGACGTTTTCACACCCGACACGACTGGCGACGGCAGCGCTGGACTCTGGGGCCCTTTCATCATTGGCGATACTCCTGTTACCGAATTCAC CCGGTACGGCGGAGCCACTCATCGCTGGTTGGAACATTTTTGGAAACGTGGTCTCGCCCAGGAAATTGGCCTTTCCCTGATACCCGTGATCCGAGTCAGGCGAGGGGAAGGCTTCGCAATGCCAGAGTGGAAATCAGAAGTTTACGGAGCTGCCGAATTGAGCCAGGAAGaactaaaaaaattgagcgacGAACACAAAACAAATTACAG AGGCGGAATGCGCTTCGTGACTTACACCGTCGAGCCAGCACGACTTTTACCCTGgctcatgaaaaaattcgccGCAGCTGGTGgaataatacaaaaaatgaagatcAATAGTTTTGACGAGTTGGCGAAGAAGGGATACGACACGGTGATAAATTGCAGCGGCATCGGTGCACGAGAACTCGCGAGTGATACCTCGCTCCTTCCTGTCAGAGGTCAAGTAACCAGG GTCGAGGCACCGTGGGCTTTGGGTGTTTTCATTGAGGAAGACAGTCCTGGAAATTATATTATTCCCaa TATCGAAACCGTTATAATCGGAGGAACAGCGACTCCGAATGATTACGATACGAATATTCGAGCGACCGAAACGAACTTCATTCTGAAGGGGTGTTCGAGAATCAGTCCAGCTCTTGAA gaCTCCAAAGTCGTGAAACACTGGTGCGGACTCCGACCGAAGAGGACGAAAATTCGCGTGGAAAAAGAAACTCGCTCAACCGAGGatggaaaaatctttgag gTGATACACAATTATGGACACGGCGGAGCAGGGGTCACTGTGTTTTGGGGTTGCGCACTCCGCGTCGTAGAAATATTGAGAGAAAGCACTCTCGACCCAAAGTCTCAATCTTCGAAGCTCTGa
- the LOC122413099 gene encoding putative odorant-binding protein A10: protein MSIKVVSIVGLLMACCLVTMAQESGDRTAKSRVSDDQLDIALNDQRYLRRQIKCALGEAPCDPVGRRLKSLAPLILRGSCPQCSPDETRQIKKVIAHIQRVYPKEWAKVVKQYAGA, encoded by the exons ATGTCGATCAAG GTTGTGTCCATTGTGGGTTTGTTGATGGCTTGCTGTTTGGTTACCATGGCCCAGGAAAGCGGGGATCGGACGGCCAAATCACGAGTCTCGGATGACCAATTAGACATTGCTTTGAACGACCAGCGTTATCTGAGACGTCAGATCAAATGTGCTCTCGGGGAGGCGCCCTGCGATCCGGTTGGCCGTCGTCTCAAAA GTTTGGCTCCTTTGATACTTCGTGGTTCGTGCCCTCAATGCTCGCCCGACGAGACTCGTCAGATCAAGAAAGTTATCGCTCACATACAGCGAGTCTATCCAAAGGAGTGGGCGAAAGTGGTCAAGCAATACGCTGGCGCTTAA
- the LOC122413080 gene encoding protein pygopus-like produces MSHNIAGMPPFARMPLGGMGMGVGMGPNAPHPETNAHPHPPPPPPAGANPKKKRRTNANVAQAAQPQPPTVQDLLPPPLSGYGDTIVASNPFDDTPPQSAQNTMMHGGSPHMHPHHPHHMGGPPMRGMSPLSSIGGMSPMIPHNMGNMSPMGNSPMGNHMNHMGGMSPINHAPIGGMSPMNSMGPNNMPPGPMNTMNNHMGMGHMGNNQMSGPPMGSPMNSMNSGPMGSPMNNMGHSMGSSMGGPLGSPMNNMPGNNHNHMNNGPMNMNNMNSHIPPNSPLNGPTTMNNVNSPLSHNGSQPHPNHMGNNLSNMGRPLNGPMTTMSSMVNSNMNISGPNTISNMNMAGPPMNNMSNMNIPHHNQMGHMGAPMGSMSSNMSGGPPIGHPMNMGGSLPPHGFQGPPGMGPKPMPVSAGKIYPPNQPMVFNSQNPNAPPIYPCGICHKEVHDNDQGILCESGCNFWFHRGCSGLSEAAFQLLTQEVYAEWVCDKCLQSKNIPLVKFKP; encoded by the exons ATGAGCCATAATATAGCAGGCATGCCACCCTTTGCAAGGATGCCGCTAGGGGGTATGGGAATGGGTGTCGGGATGGGACCAAACGCGCCTCATCCGGAAACAAACGCCCATCCTCATCCTCCGCCGCCACCTCCAGCAGGCGCAAATCCCAAGAAAAAACGACGTACAAACGCAAATGTTGCTCAAGCAGCTCAGCCGCAACCTCCAACAGTACAG GATTTACTACCACCGCCTTTGTCGGGTTATGGGGATACGATAGTAGCGAGTAATCCGTTTGACGATACACCGCCACAGTCCGCGCAAAACACAATGATGCACGGAGGATCGCCGCACATGCATCCTCATCATCCGCATCACATGGGTGGTCCGCCGATGAGGGGAATGAGTCCGTTGAGTTCCATAGGTGGAATGAGCCCGATGATTCCTCATAACATGGGAAACATGAGTCCAATGGGCAATTCACCGATGGGTAATCACATGAACCACATGGGTGGAATGTCACCGATAAATCATGCTCCCATAGGCGGTATGAGTCCGATGAATAGCATGGGACCGAATAACATGCCACCAGGACCAATGAACACAATGAACAATCACATGGGAATGGGCCACATGGGAAACAATCAGATGAGCGGTCCGCCCATGGGGAGTCCGATGAACAGTATGAACAGTGGTCCAATGGGTAGTCCTATGAACAATATGGGCCACAGTATGGGCAGTTCTATGGGAGGACCGCTCGGATCACCTATGAACAATATGCCTGGCAATAATCACAATCACATGAACAACGGACCTATGAATATGAACAATATGAATAGTCACATACCTCCGAACAGTCCGTTGAACGGTCCAACCACCATGAACAACGTCAATAGTCCTCTTAGTCATAACGGCTCGCAGCCACATCCCAATCACATGGGCAATAATCTTAGCAATATGGGACGACCGTTAAACGGCCCGATGACCACTATGAGTTCTATGGTCAACTCAAACATGAATATATCCGGACCTAACACGATAAGCAACATGAATATGGCCGGCCCTCCTATGAATAATATGTCCAATATGAACATTCCCCATCACAATCAAATGGGACACATGGGCGCTCCCATGGGCTCAATGTCCAGTAATATGAGCGGTGGACCACCTATCGGACATCCCATGAACATGGGTGGATCCCTACCTCCTCACGGCTTTCAGGGACCACCCGGCATGGGACCCAAACCTATGcctgtctccgctggaaag ATCTATCCTCCCAATCAACCGATGGTATTCAACTCACAAAACCCCAACGCTCCGCCCATTTATCCTTGTGGAATCTGTCACAAAGAGGTCCACGACAACGACCAGGGCATCCTCTGTGAATCTGGCTGCAACTTTTGGTTCCATCG agGATGCTCGGGACTTTCGGAAGCAGCCTTTCAATTACTGACTCAAGAAGTTTATGCGGAATGGGTGTGTGATAAGTGTTTACAATCGAAAAACATACCTCTCGTGAAATTCAAGCCATAA
- the LOC122413078 gene encoding tubulin polyglutamylase TTLL13-like isoform X1: MVMSIPGDNKSSISQNHTPKKVISAQLHDNPFRSQRKSKHRRIDDDPETARYLHKKIHDWNKYEFANVNFHEFEKKEENSISIIKLPQDNEIKPLPRKKKKRRFLSICTSNCKYEVVRRVAARYGMREVAEDSNWNLYWTDLSISIERAKDMKRYQKVNHFPGMTEICRKDLLARNLNRMLRIFPKEYNFFPKTWCFPADHGDAVAYSKVRRSKTFIIKPETGCQGKGIYITKNLKDVRPYDRMICQVYLSKPFLLDGLKFDLRVYALITSCDPLRIYVYNDGLARFATSRYKEPTGHNISNVFMHLTNYSVNKHSHMYVVDEETGSKRKISTLNKCLKSRDLDVDELWRKIDEIIIKTVIAAYPVLKHSYHTCFPTHDLTYACFEILGFDVILDWKLKPYLLEVNHSPSFHTDAQIDKDIKESLLNDTFEMLNFHQCDKRKIMEEDRRRVRDRLLHGINPNTTESSVGLTKSEKIEEDPIQEQYRWEDGHMGNFRRIYPGPDSEKYVVFFKQSGTSMFQETVASRARQEAATIQRAEIDLNAKLKMKENTETKRILGKWSEQKLGLESPSGTSSRLNPPISNTDRRPVNEIPTPNAQKSVVSTSKSTVSSFEPETISESEERERLKLLTQRDFLIKSSGILEHIYMAMLKNGSLRPADIKRYGMYDKLVLNKNE; this comes from the exons ATGGTGATGAGTATTCCTGGAGATAATAAATCCTCGATAAGCCAAAATCACACGCCGAAAAAAGTGATAAGTGCACAACTGCACGATAATCCGTTTCGATCTCAGAGGAAATCGAAGCATCGCAGGATCGACGATGACCCGGAAACCGCGAGATATTTACACAAGAAAATTCACGATTGGAACAAATACGAATTCGCAAATGtcaattttcacgaattcgagaaaaaggaggaaaattcTATTTCCATAATCAAATTACCGCAGGATAACGAGATTAAACCGCTTCcgcgaaaaaagaagaaacgaag GTTTTTGTCGATATGCACGAGCAATTGTAAATACGAAGTGGTCCGTCGCGTCGCCGCTCGTTACGGAATGCGCGAAGTAGCGGAGGACAGTAACTGGAACCTTTATTGGACGGATTTGAGCATAAGCATCGAGCGAGCAAAGGACATGAAGCGATATCAAAAAGTCAATCATTTCCCGGGGATGACGGAGATCTGCAGGAAGGATTTATTGGCCCGAAACCTCAACCGGATGCTGCGAATATTCCCGAAGGAGTATAATTTCTTTCCGAAAACTTGGTGCTTTCCAGCAGA CCACGGGGATGCTGTGGCTTATTCGAAAGTGAGACGATCCAAGACTTTCATCATCAAACCGGAAACCGGATGCCAGGGAAAGGGAATTTAcataacgaaaaatttgaaggatGTCAGGCCCTACGATCGCATGATTTGCCAGGTTTATCTGTCCAAG CCATTTTTGTTGGACGGTTTGAAATTCGATCTCCGCGTCTACGCGCTCATAACGTCCTGCGATCCACTGAGAATTTACGTCTACAACGATGGTCTGGCAAG ATTCGCAACGAGCAGGTACAAAGAGCCAACGGGTCACAATATTTCCAACGTTTTTATGCACCTGACGAATTACTCGGTGAATAAGCACAGCCACATGTACGTAGTCGACGAGGAAACCGGAAGTAAGAG GAAGATATCGACCTTGAACAAGTGCCTGAAATCGAGGGATCTCGACGTCGACGAATTGTGGCGAAAAATCGATGAGATAATCATAAAAACCGTGATCGCTGCTTATCCTGTATTGAAGCACAGTTATCACACGTGCTTTCCCACCCACGATCTTACTTACGCCTGCTTCGAGATTCTCGGATTCGACGTAATCTTGGATTGGAAACTCAAGCCTTATTTACTCGAG GTTAATCACTCGCCAAGTTTTCACACCGATGCCCAAATCGACAAGGACATCAAGGAATCGTTGCTGAACGACACATTCGAAATGTTGAATTTCCATCAATGTGATAAACGCAAAATAATGGAGGAGGATAGAAGACGCGTGAGGGATCGATTGCTGCACGGAATAAATCCGAA CACCACTGAAAGCTCGGTCGGTTTGACGAAGAGCGAGAAAATTGAGGAGGATCCGATCCAGGAACAGTACAGATGGGAGGACGGCCACATGGGCAATTTTCGTCGTATTTATCCTGGCCCGGACAGCGAAAAATACGTTGTCTTTTTCAAGCAAAGCGGCACTTCGATGTTCCAGGAGACCGTTGCGTCGAGGGCGAGACAGGAAGCCGCGACGATTCAACGCGCCGAAATAGAC CTCAACGCTAAATTGAAGATGAAGGAAAACACGGAGACGAAGAGAATTTTGGGGAAATGGAGCGAACAAAAACTGGGACTCGAGAGCCCCAGCGGTACGAGCAGTCGACTCAATCCACCAATTTCGAACACTGACAGACGCCCTgtcaacgaaattcccacGCCCAAC GCCCAAAAATCTGTGGTTAGTACATCGAAAAGCACAGTTTCGTCTTTCGAGCCGGAGACGATATCGGAATCGGAGGAACGAGAGCGACTAAAATTACTAACGCAGAGGGATTTCCTGATCAAGAGTTCTGGAATTCTCGAGCACATTTACATGGCGATGTTGAAAAACGGAAGTTTGAGGCCGGCGGACATAAAGCGTTATGGAATGTACGATAAGCTCGtattaaataaaaacgaatga
- the LOC122413078 gene encoding tubulin polyglutamylase TTLL13-like isoform X2 — protein MVMSIPGDNKSSISQNHTPKKVISAQLHDNPFRSQRKSKHRRIDDDPETARYLHKKIHDWNKYEFANVNFHEFEKKEENSISIIKLPQDNEIKPLPRKKKKRRFLSICTSNCKYEVVRRVAARYGMREVAEDSNWNLYWTDLSISIERAKDMKRYQKVNHFPGMTEICRKDLLARNLNRMLRIFPKEYNFFPKTCHGDAVAYSKVRRSKTFIIKPETGCQGKGIYITKNLKDVRPYDRMICQVYLSKPFLLDGLKFDLRVYALITSCDPLRIYVYNDGLARFATSRYKEPTGHNISNVFMHLTNYSVNKHSHMYVVDEETGSKRKISTLNKCLKSRDLDVDELWRKIDEIIIKTVIAAYPVLKHSYHTCFPTHDLTYACFEILGFDVILDWKLKPYLLEVNHSPSFHTDAQIDKDIKESLLNDTFEMLNFHQCDKRKIMEEDRRRVRDRLLHGINPNTTESSVGLTKSEKIEEDPIQEQYRWEDGHMGNFRRIYPGPDSEKYVVFFKQSGTSMFQETVASRARQEAATIQRAEIDLNAKLKMKENTETKRILGKWSEQKLGLESPSGTSSRLNPPISNTDRRPVNEIPTPNAQKSVVSTSKSTVSSFEPETISESEERERLKLLTQRDFLIKSSGILEHIYMAMLKNGSLRPADIKRYGMYDKLVLNKNE, from the exons ATGGTGATGAGTATTCCTGGAGATAATAAATCCTCGATAAGCCAAAATCACACGCCGAAAAAAGTGATAAGTGCACAACTGCACGATAATCCGTTTCGATCTCAGAGGAAATCGAAGCATCGCAGGATCGACGATGACCCGGAAACCGCGAGATATTTACACAAGAAAATTCACGATTGGAACAAATACGAATTCGCAAATGtcaattttcacgaattcgagaaaaaggaggaaaattcTATTTCCATAATCAAATTACCGCAGGATAACGAGATTAAACCGCTTCcgcgaaaaaagaagaaacgaag GTTTTTGTCGATATGCACGAGCAATTGTAAATACGAAGTGGTCCGTCGCGTCGCCGCTCGTTACGGAATGCGCGAAGTAGCGGAGGACAGTAACTGGAACCTTTATTGGACGGATTTGAGCATAAGCATCGAGCGAGCAAAGGACATGAAGCGATATCAAAAAGTCAATCATTTCCCGGGGATGACGGAGATCTGCAGGAAGGATTTATTGGCCCGAAACCTCAACCGGATGCTGCGAATATTCCCGAAGGAGTATAATTTCTTTCCGAAAACTTG CCACGGGGATGCTGTGGCTTATTCGAAAGTGAGACGATCCAAGACTTTCATCATCAAACCGGAAACCGGATGCCAGGGAAAGGGAATTTAcataacgaaaaatttgaaggatGTCAGGCCCTACGATCGCATGATTTGCCAGGTTTATCTGTCCAAG CCATTTTTGTTGGACGGTTTGAAATTCGATCTCCGCGTCTACGCGCTCATAACGTCCTGCGATCCACTGAGAATTTACGTCTACAACGATGGTCTGGCAAG ATTCGCAACGAGCAGGTACAAAGAGCCAACGGGTCACAATATTTCCAACGTTTTTATGCACCTGACGAATTACTCGGTGAATAAGCACAGCCACATGTACGTAGTCGACGAGGAAACCGGAAGTAAGAG GAAGATATCGACCTTGAACAAGTGCCTGAAATCGAGGGATCTCGACGTCGACGAATTGTGGCGAAAAATCGATGAGATAATCATAAAAACCGTGATCGCTGCTTATCCTGTATTGAAGCACAGTTATCACACGTGCTTTCCCACCCACGATCTTACTTACGCCTGCTTCGAGATTCTCGGATTCGACGTAATCTTGGATTGGAAACTCAAGCCTTATTTACTCGAG GTTAATCACTCGCCAAGTTTTCACACCGATGCCCAAATCGACAAGGACATCAAGGAATCGTTGCTGAACGACACATTCGAAATGTTGAATTTCCATCAATGTGATAAACGCAAAATAATGGAGGAGGATAGAAGACGCGTGAGGGATCGATTGCTGCACGGAATAAATCCGAA CACCACTGAAAGCTCGGTCGGTTTGACGAAGAGCGAGAAAATTGAGGAGGATCCGATCCAGGAACAGTACAGATGGGAGGACGGCCACATGGGCAATTTTCGTCGTATTTATCCTGGCCCGGACAGCGAAAAATACGTTGTCTTTTTCAAGCAAAGCGGCACTTCGATGTTCCAGGAGACCGTTGCGTCGAGGGCGAGACAGGAAGCCGCGACGATTCAACGCGCCGAAATAGAC CTCAACGCTAAATTGAAGATGAAGGAAAACACGGAGACGAAGAGAATTTTGGGGAAATGGAGCGAACAAAAACTGGGACTCGAGAGCCCCAGCGGTACGAGCAGTCGACTCAATCCACCAATTTCGAACACTGACAGACGCCCTgtcaacgaaattcccacGCCCAAC GCCCAAAAATCTGTGGTTAGTACATCGAAAAGCACAGTTTCGTCTTTCGAGCCGGAGACGATATCGGAATCGGAGGAACGAGAGCGACTAAAATTACTAACGCAGAGGGATTTCCTGATCAAGAGTTCTGGAATTCTCGAGCACATTTACATGGCGATGTTGAAAAACGGAAGTTTGAGGCCGGCGGACATAAAGCGTTATGGAATGTACGATAAGCTCGtattaaataaaaacgaatga